A region of Thermovibrio ammonificans HB-1 DNA encodes the following proteins:
- the murA gene encoding UDP-N-acetylglucosamine 1-carboxyvinyltransferase: MESEEKFIIRGGRELRGTVKVSGSKNASLPIIFASILTGSLTLHNVPRLTDVFTACKLLEAMGFHTSFSGNTLKVSFSGDLNPVAPYELVIAMRASILTLGPLLARYGRGKVFLPGGCAIGVRPVDLHLKGLSRLGADIKVYHGFIVGEVKGRLKGAEIYFDFPTVGGTENVLMAAVLAEGKTVIRNAAKEPEIVDLARALKRAGAVIEGEGTDVIEVWGVDELSPFEYTVMPDRIEAGTFMSAVAAAGGDVVIEDFPSYALKAVVDKFSEAGLVVEELPGSKVRVVKRERLRGTDIVTQPYPGFPTDMQAQFMAAMCLAEGDSVIRETIFENRFMHVPELQRLGANLKVDGNTVFVRGVEELVGAKVTATDLRASASLVIAGLAAKNTTEVYKICHLDRGYEQMEVKLRALGADIERVKEKEEQFGEGNVCPS, encoded by the coding sequence ATGGAGAGTGAAGAGAAGTTCATCATAAGAGGAGGCAGGGAGTTAAGGGGAACGGTTAAGGTCTCCGGCTCGAAGAACGCCTCTCTGCCGATAATTTTTGCCTCTATCCTTACCGGCTCCCTTACCCTCCACAACGTTCCGAGGTTAACAGACGTTTTTACCGCCTGCAAACTCCTTGAGGCTATGGGTTTTCACACCTCGTTTTCGGGGAATACCCTTAAGGTATCCTTCTCGGGGGACCTCAACCCCGTTGCCCCCTACGAGCTGGTTATAGCCATGAGGGCCTCTATTCTCACCCTCGGTCCGCTCCTTGCCCGCTACGGCAGGGGGAAGGTGTTCCTGCCGGGAGGGTGTGCAATAGGCGTGAGGCCGGTAGACCTGCACCTTAAGGGGCTGTCCCGTTTGGGGGCCGATATTAAGGTCTACCACGGCTTTATAGTGGGAGAGGTTAAGGGAAGGCTCAAGGGGGCCGAGATATACTTTGACTTCCCGACAGTTGGCGGAACAGAAAACGTTCTGATGGCGGCGGTTCTTGCCGAAGGGAAAACGGTTATCCGTAACGCCGCGAAAGAGCCGGAGATTGTTGACCTCGCAAGGGCTTTAAAGAGGGCCGGAGCAGTTATAGAGGGAGAGGGAACGGACGTCATAGAGGTTTGGGGTGTTGATGAGCTCTCTCCCTTTGAGTATACGGTTATGCCCGACAGGATAGAGGCGGGCACTTTTATGTCGGCGGTTGCCGCCGCCGGAGGAGACGTTGTGATAGAGGATTTCCCCTCTTACGCCCTCAAGGCGGTTGTGGATAAATTTTCCGAGGCCGGCCTTGTTGTAGAGGAGCTCCCCGGCTCGAAAGTGAGGGTTGTAAAGAGGGAGCGCCTCAGGGGAACCGACATAGTGACCCAGCCTTACCCGGGCTTTCCCACCGACATGCAGGCCCAGTTTATGGCCGCCATGTGCCTTGCAGAGGGGGATTCTGTAATCAGGGAGACTATCTTCGAGAACCGTTTTATGCACGTTCCCGAGCTTCAGCGCCTTGGAGCCAACCTTAAGGTAGACGGCAACACCGTTTTTGTCCGCGGCGTTGAGGAGCTGGTGGGGGCGAAAGTTACTGCAACAGACCTTCGGGCAAGCGCTTCACTGGTTATAGCCGGCCTTGCTGCCAAAAACACTACCGAAGTTTATAAAATTTGCCACCTCGACAGGGGCTACGAGCAGATGGAGGTGAAGCTCCGGGCCCTCGGGGCCGACATCGAGAGGGTTAAAGAGAAGGAGGAGCAGTTTGGAGAAGGTAACGTTTGCCCTTCCTAA
- the hisG gene encoding ATP phosphoribosyltransferase — translation MEKVTFALPKGRLLKEAVDFLSSVGIDASEVLTQTRKLIFEWEGYRFLLVKPMDVPTYVYYAAADLGIAGKDVIEEKGYDLYEPFDLGFGACRLSVAEPVNAPEPYDLEKLSYIRVATKYPRITDAYFRSKGIHPEIITLYGSVELAPLVGLTDRIVDLVQTGNTLKANGLKEVDTILHSTARLIVNKASLKTKYSLIKPILDRVKGKLLTQK, via the coding sequence TTGGAGAAGGTAACGTTTGCCCTTCCTAAAGGGAGGCTCTTAAAAGAGGCGGTTGACTTCCTCTCCTCTGTGGGGATAGATGCATCTGAAGTCTTAACTCAAACGAGAAAGCTCATATTTGAGTGGGAGGGCTACAGGTTTCTGCTTGTGAAGCCTATGGACGTTCCCACCTACGTTTACTACGCGGCGGCCGACCTCGGAATAGCCGGAAAAGACGTTATAGAAGAAAAAGGTTACGACCTCTACGAGCCCTTCGACCTGGGCTTTGGGGCCTGCAGGCTCTCCGTTGCCGAGCCGGTAAACGCCCCCGAGCCCTACGACCTTGAGAAGCTCTCCTATATAAGGGTTGCAACCAAATATCCCAGGATAACCGATGCCTACTTCAGGAGTAAGGGGATTCACCCGGAGATAATAACCCTCTACGGCTCTGTAGAGCTTGCCCCCCTTGTGGGTCTTACAGACAGAATAGTTGACCTCGTTCAGACCGGTAACACACTAAAAGCCAACGGCCTTAAAGAGGTAGACACAATACTCCACTCGACCGCCAGACTCATAGTGAACAAGGCGAGCCTGAAGACCAAGTACTCCCTCATAAAGCCGATTCTCGATAGGGTGAAAGGGAAGCTCCTTACTCAAAAATAA
- the purU gene encoding formyltetrahydrofolate deformylase → MAETATLLISCPDRKGILAEVTGFIARNGGNILHADQHIDFQKSIFFMRIEWDLSGFKIPKGEIEKAFRPIAQQFKMNYQLHFSSEVKRVAIFVSKYDHCLYELLYRFKAGELKGELVTVISNHRDLQPVVEMFGVPFVYSPKSRENKREAEEREIEILEREGIDLIVLARYMQILSDRFVNRFRNRIINIHHSFLPAFVGAKPYHRAYERGVKIIGATSHYVTEELDQGPIIEQDVVRVTHRDSVEDMIRKGRDLEKLVLARAVKWHLENKVLVYDNKTVIFE, encoded by the coding sequence ATGGCTGAAACCGCAACGCTGCTCATCTCGTGCCCCGACAGGAAGGGGATTCTTGCCGAGGTCACCGGGTTTATCGCAAGGAACGGAGGCAACATCCTTCACGCCGACCAGCACATAGACTTCCAGAAGAGCATCTTCTTCATGAGGATTGAGTGGGACCTTTCGGGCTTCAAGATTCCGAAAGGCGAAATAGAGAAGGCCTTCAGGCCGATAGCCCAGCAGTTTAAGATGAACTACCAGCTTCACTTCAGCTCCGAGGTGAAGCGGGTGGCGATATTTGTTTCAAAGTACGACCACTGCCTCTACGAGCTGCTCTACCGGTTTAAAGCGGGAGAGCTAAAAGGAGAGCTCGTTACCGTTATCAGTAACCACAGGGACCTTCAGCCCGTTGTTGAGATGTTCGGGGTTCCGTTTGTCTACTCGCCCAAAAGCAGGGAGAACAAGCGGGAAGCCGAGGAAAGGGAGATAGAGATACTCGAAAGGGAGGGGATAGACCTAATAGTCCTTGCCCGTTACATGCAGATTTTAAGCGACCGGTTCGTCAACAGGTTCAGGAACAGGATAATAAACATCCACCACTCGTTCCTACCGGCCTTTGTAGGCGCAAAGCCGTACCACAGGGCCTACGAAAGGGGGGTGAAGATAATCGGGGCAACGAGCCACTACGTAACTGAGGAGCTCGACCAGGGCCCCATAATAGAGCAGGACGTTGTAAGGGTCACCCACCGGGACAGCGTGGAGGATATGATAAGGAAGGGGCGAGACCTTGAGAAGCTCGTTCTTGCAAGGGCGGTAAAGTGGCACCTTGAGAATAAGGTGCTCGTTTACGACAATAAAACCGTTATTTTTGAGTAA
- the glmS gene encoding glutamine--fructose-6-phosphate transaminase (isomerizing) → MCGIVGYTGDRIAEYVLIDGLKRLEYRGYDSAGIALIVDSRIQVFKKKGKIRELERELRPLNLRATTGIGHTRWATHGSPTDLNAHPHLSCDGRIALVHNGIIENYQELKRELAELGHTFRSETDSEVVVHLIEEELKREKVFKRAFLNALSRLKGSFALAVITTQEPTKIFVARKDSPLVIGLGEEENFVASDVPAFLAYTDRAIFLNDFEAAVIDRSSVEVFTFNGEPVKKEAVKIPWSLAQAEKGGYKHFMLKEINEQPRAIADTISGNLQWFESGKVEGIEPEEVERITVVACGTSYHAGLIGKFLFENLAKIPTEVDYASEFRYRDPIVKNRDLVISITQSGETADTLAAMRLAKERGAKVLTICNVIGSTATREADTVIYTYAGPEISVASTKAFTTQLTVLLLLALCFGRRRGKLGQREFDSLFKELMSIPSKAEAFLNREKEEERVKEIALKLYRAKNALYLGRHVNYPIALEGALKLKEISYIHAEGYPAGEMKHGPIALIDETVPAVFLATKSPVYEKVLSNIEEVKARKGRVVAVVNPGDSAVSKLADFKIEVPETHPLLSPVLNVIPLQLLAYYIADFLGYDVDQPRNLAKSVTVE, encoded by the coding sequence ATGTGCGGAATCGTAGGATATACAGGCGATAGAATAGCAGAGTACGTACTCATAGACGGCCTTAAAAGGCTTGAGTACAGAGGGTACGACTCTGCCGGTATAGCCCTGATAGTAGACAGCAGAATCCAGGTGTTCAAAAAGAAGGGGAAAATCAGAGAGCTCGAGAGGGAGCTCAGACCCCTGAACCTACGCGCCACAACGGGCATAGGCCACACAAGGTGGGCAACCCACGGCAGCCCCACAGACCTTAACGCCCATCCCCACCTGAGCTGCGACGGCAGGATAGCCCTCGTCCACAACGGAATAATAGAGAACTACCAAGAGCTTAAGAGGGAGCTGGCAGAGCTCGGCCACACTTTCCGCTCCGAGACAGATAGCGAAGTGGTAGTCCACCTCATAGAGGAGGAGCTTAAAAGGGAAAAAGTGTTCAAGAGGGCCTTCCTTAATGCCCTCAGCAGGCTAAAGGGTTCATTTGCCCTGGCGGTTATAACAACCCAAGAGCCGACCAAGATATTCGTAGCCAGGAAGGACAGCCCCCTGGTTATAGGTTTAGGAGAGGAGGAGAACTTCGTGGCCTCCGACGTTCCGGCTTTCCTCGCCTATACAGACAGGGCCATATTCCTGAACGACTTTGAAGCCGCGGTTATAGACAGAAGCTCTGTAGAGGTTTTCACATTCAACGGAGAGCCCGTTAAGAAAGAGGCGGTAAAGATACCTTGGTCGCTGGCACAGGCAGAGAAGGGCGGCTACAAACACTTTATGCTTAAGGAGATAAACGAGCAGCCCCGAGCGATTGCAGACACCATAAGCGGGAACCTCCAGTGGTTTGAGAGCGGGAAGGTAGAGGGCATAGAGCCGGAAGAGGTAGAGAGGATAACGGTAGTAGCGTGCGGGACTTCCTACCACGCCGGCCTCATAGGGAAGTTCCTCTTTGAGAACTTGGCAAAAATCCCGACGGAGGTAGATTACGCCTCGGAGTTTCGCTACAGGGACCCGATAGTTAAGAACCGGGACCTGGTGATTTCAATTACCCAGTCGGGGGAAACGGCCGATACACTTGCGGCGATGAGGCTTGCCAAGGAGAGGGGAGCGAAAGTACTGACGATATGCAACGTCATCGGCTCAACGGCAACGAGGGAGGCAGATACCGTAATCTACACCTACGCGGGTCCCGAAATCAGCGTAGCCTCCACCAAGGCCTTCACAACTCAGTTAACCGTTTTACTCCTCCTTGCCCTTTGCTTCGGAAGGAGAAGGGGTAAGCTCGGTCAAAGGGAGTTTGACTCCCTGTTTAAGGAGCTAATGTCCATTCCATCGAAGGCGGAAGCCTTCCTCAACAGGGAAAAGGAGGAAGAGAGGGTAAAGGAGATAGCGCTGAAGCTCTACAGGGCAAAAAACGCCCTGTACTTGGGCAGACACGTAAATTACCCCATAGCCCTTGAAGGGGCTTTAAAGCTGAAGGAGATTAGCTATATCCACGCAGAAGGGTACCCGGCAGGGGAGATGAAGCACGGGCCCATAGCCCTAATCGATGAAACGGTTCCGGCGGTGTTCTTGGCAACAAAGTCACCGGTTTATGAGAAGGTACTGTCTAACATAGAGGAGGTTAAGGCGAGAAAGGGAAGAGTTGTTGCAGTGGTGAACCCGGGAGACTCTGCCGTAAGTAAACTTGCAGACTTCAAAATAGAGGTTCCCGAAACGCACCCATTGCTCTCTCCCGTGCTCAACGTAATTCCTTTACAATTACTCGCGTACTACATTGCAGACTTCCTCGGATACGACGTAGACCAGCCCAGGAACTTGGCCAAAAGTGTAACCGTGGAGTAG
- the mnmE gene encoding tRNA uridine-5-carboxymethylaminomethyl(34) synthesis GTPase MnmE: MESLDYLCEDTIAAISTPIGKGAIGIVRISGKDALTILRRLFRTKGGKEKLEFEDRKMYYGLVVDRFGEPIDEVLAVYMKAPKTFTGEDVVELHVHGGIVVVRKVLREVLACGARLAKPGEFTMRAFIHGKIDLVQAEAINQLIEATSELSAKVALEQLEGKLSKRIKELQTRLLELKAVIEAAVDFPDEEVEIIESHRIKEHLRGLIDELEKLIQTYREGRYIREGIKVAIVGRPNVGKSSLLNAILQEERAIVTEIPGTTRDVIEETVTFKGLPVRLLDTAGIRESADVVERIGIEKSLKSLKEADVVLFVLDGSEGLTEEDLKIASLLNRKDNVIAVINKADLALKLTCEQLKETLGVGRCVIISAKEGKGIDELASAMMELLLLEPESLLGGDEVLITSERHRELLERAKTSLEKALNSLNLGYESPEFLSMDIDDALKALGEIVGEVTTEDMFDIIFSRFCIGK, from the coding sequence TTGGAATCACTTGATTACCTGTGTGAAGACACCATAGCCGCCATCTCTACGCCGATAGGTAAGGGAGCTATAGGTATTGTCAGGATTTCGGGCAAAGACGCCCTTACCATCCTGAGGAGGCTCTTTAGGACTAAGGGCGGCAAGGAGAAGCTCGAGTTTGAGGACCGAAAAATGTACTACGGCCTTGTTGTTGACAGGTTCGGAGAGCCCATAGATGAGGTTCTTGCCGTTTACATGAAAGCACCTAAAACCTTTACGGGTGAGGATGTTGTTGAGCTTCACGTCCACGGCGGCATAGTAGTGGTCAGAAAAGTTCTCCGGGAGGTCCTCGCCTGCGGGGCAAGGCTTGCAAAGCCCGGTGAGTTTACCATGAGGGCCTTCATCCACGGCAAAATAGACCTCGTTCAGGCCGAAGCTATAAACCAGCTTATAGAGGCAACGAGCGAGCTTTCGGCAAAGGTTGCACTTGAGCAGCTTGAGGGGAAGCTCTCTAAGAGAATCAAGGAGCTTCAGACCCGCCTCCTCGAGCTTAAAGCCGTTATAGAGGCGGCTGTTGACTTCCCCGACGAAGAGGTGGAGATAATAGAGTCCCACCGCATTAAGGAGCACCTTCGCGGGCTCATCGATGAACTTGAAAAACTCATACAAACTTACAGAGAGGGACGCTACATCCGGGAGGGGATAAAAGTCGCAATAGTCGGCAGGCCAAACGTAGGCAAGTCCTCGCTCCTCAACGCGATACTCCAGGAAGAGAGGGCAATAGTAACCGAAATACCCGGAACCACAAGGGACGTTATAGAGGAGACGGTAACCTTCAAAGGGCTTCCCGTAAGGCTCCTCGATACCGCAGGCATAAGAGAGTCGGCCGACGTTGTAGAGAGAATAGGAATAGAGAAGAGCCTTAAAAGCCTAAAAGAAGCCGATGTTGTCCTCTTTGTCCTCGACGGCTCCGAAGGCCTCACCGAAGAGGACCTTAAAATAGCCTCTCTCCTTAACAGGAAAGACAACGTAATCGCCGTTATAAACAAAGCTGACCTCGCTCTCAAACTCACCTGCGAGCAGCTAAAAGAGACCCTTGGCGTTGGCCGTTGTGTGATTATAAGCGCAAAAGAAGGTAAAGGGATAGACGAGCTTGCCTCTGCCATGATGGAGCTCCTTCTCCTTGAACCCGAATCTCTGCTCGGGGGGGATGAAGTTCTCATAACCAGCGAGCGCCACAGGGAGCTCTTGGAGAGGGCGAAGACCTCCCTCGAAAAAGCTTTAAACAGCCTTAATCTTGGCTACGAGTCTCCTGAGTTCCTCTCGATGGATATAGACGATGCCCTTAAAGCCCTCGGTGAAATTGTGGGAGAAGTGACAACCGAGGATATGTTTGATATCATCTTCTCCCGATTTTGCATAGGAAAGTGA
- a CDS encoding peptidoglycan DD-metalloendopeptidase family protein, with protein MGRRSGKLQVIVIKDELGNYLSFKLSKRFLFSSVLLLLAALCGLAAYSVYAFKELSRLQESRQALSSKVKNLESKLAIVQAQRERLKERVAQLEKERVKTVEALAERVKQIDALMKEVGVDYPKSSGEGGVSLPLDSLLTSGVVPFKDLVGGVDALIKDLKDTPLGYPTEGRITSKFGLRRNPVTGALEFHLGVDIANRWGTPVRATADGVVVRAGWCGLMGRCVEIKHGSGIYTYYGHLSKITVFKGEHVSRGMIIGIMGSSGRSTGPHLHYSVRIDGKLVNPLPFMEAGLAGKGKKG; from the coding sequence ATGGGTAGGAGAAGCGGTAAACTTCAGGTTATAGTCATAAAGGACGAGCTCGGTAACTACCTGAGCTTCAAACTCTCGAAGCGCTTCCTCTTTTCCTCTGTTCTCCTTCTGCTTGCCGCTCTTTGCGGCCTTGCCGCTTACTCCGTATATGCCTTTAAAGAGCTTTCCCGCCTTCAAGAGAGCAGGCAGGCCCTCTCCTCTAAGGTGAAAAACCTTGAATCAAAACTCGCAATTGTACAGGCCCAGAGGGAGCGCCTTAAGGAACGGGTTGCCCAGCTTGAAAAAGAGCGGGTAAAAACGGTTGAGGCCCTTGCCGAGAGGGTAAAGCAGATAGACGCCCTTATGAAGGAGGTAGGGGTAGACTACCCCAAATCCTCCGGGGAGGGCGGCGTTTCCCTGCCCCTCGACTCCCTTCTAACGAGCGGCGTTGTTCCCTTTAAAGACCTTGTGGGCGGAGTAGATGCGCTCATAAAAGACCTTAAAGACACTCCCCTCGGCTACCCTACAGAGGGGCGTATAACCTCTAAGTTCGGCCTTCGCAGGAATCCGGTAACCGGAGCCCTTGAGTTTCACCTCGGTGTGGATATAGCCAACAGGTGGGGCACCCCCGTTAGGGCCACCGCCGACGGTGTTGTTGTTAGGGCCGGCTGGTGCGGCCTTATGGGGCGTTGCGTAGAGATTAAGCACGGCAGCGGAATATACACCTACTACGGCCACCTCTCGAAGATTACCGTTTTTAAGGGAGAGCACGTTAGCAGGGGTATGATTATCGGGATTATGGGAAGCTCCGGCAGGAGTACAGGTCCTCACCTGCACTACTCGGTCAGGATAGACGGAAAGCTTGTAAATCCACTACCCTTTATGGAGGCAGGCCTTGCTGGGAAAGGGAAAAAAGGATGA
- a CDS encoding bactofilin family protein, with the protein MLGKGKKDDLENQEIKSILAEGLRVEGNVKAQGKIRIDGQITGDVEGEFILFGKSASVKGNVSAKKVVLMGTVEGDLIVDSLELKSTARVKGNLTVKELTVEPGASMEGSVRSGSFLSQSSKEK; encoded by the coding sequence TTGCTGGGAAAGGGAAAAAAGGATGACCTTGAGAACCAAGAGATTAAGAGTATCCTTGCAGAGGGCCTGAGAGTAGAGGGGAACGTTAAGGCTCAAGGGAAAATCCGGATAGATGGCCAGATAACTGGCGATGTGGAAGGGGAGTTTATCCTCTTCGGGAAAAGCGCTTCTGTAAAGGGGAATGTCTCTGCCAAGAAGGTTGTTCTCATGGGAACTGTAGAGGGAGACCTCATAGTGGACTCCCTTGAGCTTAAGTCAACGGCCAGGGTAAAAGGCAACCTTACCGTTAAGGAGCTCACCGTTGAACCGGGAGCCTCTATGGAGGGCTCGGTAAGGAGCGGCTCTTTTCTCTCTCAGAGCTCCAAGGAGAAGTAG
- a CDS encoding 6-carboxyhexanoate--CoA ligase has protein sequence MALFSVKMRSSKGGVHISGAERIVKEEEVEQTVLELLRRAKHHSRGEADFINVKVEKLKKEPLKLKALPVFEVRSRLPVEEVLRRLSYPLIPEELVVKTYKLLLKGPAPNGSVMRGAAVIEVPEGRRLEEDRFKGVRASMLDGTEELRRELQRLAGDKFTENFAEALVLSTKVLHHPDVLGELCISDDPDYTTGYISLKGKGYFRVEGIKPKGLKKGGRAIFVKKGCSFKKLAEYLKGEPVIVTEASGYFSLEL, from the coding sequence ATGGCCCTGTTCAGCGTGAAGATGAGAAGCTCTAAGGGGGGAGTCCACATATCGGGAGCCGAGAGAATAGTGAAAGAAGAGGAGGTTGAGCAAACCGTTTTAGAGCTGCTGAGAAGGGCAAAGCACCACTCAAGGGGGGAAGCCGACTTTATAAACGTCAAGGTTGAAAAGCTGAAGAAAGAGCCCTTGAAACTGAAAGCCCTGCCCGTTTTTGAGGTGAGAAGTAGACTGCCAGTAGAAGAGGTTCTGAGGAGGCTCTCTTACCCGCTTATCCCGGAAGAGCTGGTAGTTAAAACCTACAAACTGCTCCTTAAAGGCCCGGCACCTAACGGCTCTGTAATGAGGGGAGCAGCCGTTATAGAGGTCCCGGAAGGGAGAAGGCTCGAGGAAGACAGGTTCAAAGGTGTAAGGGCCTCTATGCTGGACGGAACAGAGGAGCTGAGAAGGGAGCTTCAAAGGCTCGCCGGAGATAAGTTCACCGAGAACTTCGCAGAGGCACTTGTGCTATCTACAAAGGTTCTACACCACCCGGACGTTTTGGGGGAACTGTGCATCTCCGACGACCCCGACTACACAACCGGCTACATATCCCTCAAAGGGAAGGGCTACTTTAGAGTAGAAGGGATAAAGCCCAAAGGGCTTAAAAAGGGGGGAAGGGCGATTTTCGTCAAAAAGGGTTGCTCCTTTAAGAAGCTCGCCGAATACCTGAAGGGAGAGCCGGTAATAGTAACGGAAGCCTCGGGCTACTTCTCCTTGGAGCTCTGA
- a CDS encoding mechanosensitive ion channel family protein: MNGLGAFKEAVNEAVSKAVPWVKVEYTLAAVFLFLSVVSLWSQKLITKLLLKAALRDGRLSKKEKTVIRVSRWVSYFLSLLFLNGAVIQLNLPQQLLKVVNLVFFILYVAVATVIATKLLDLAFEAFAQGVKKKVTPSERPLVDTYYSMISKIINVFVVIVAVIAVLDRLGFNVTSLVTSLGVGSLAVGLAAKDTIKNFISGILLVTDRQFRIGDRVYIRDIDVEGYVYDIGLRTTQIITITGNNLITVPNSKLTEGVIENALYPEPKVKDSVEVGVAYGSDVELVKKLLIEATKGVKGILKDPPPSVYFINFGDSALLFKLIYYVENKDLAYGARSQVHERIKKLFEAHGVEIPFPQNDLWFRNPLKVELNGPVQREDEKL; this comes from the coding sequence ATGAACGGCCTGGGAGCTTTTAAAGAAGCCGTTAACGAGGCGGTCTCTAAGGCTGTTCCGTGGGTTAAGGTTGAGTACACCCTGGCGGCAGTGTTCCTGTTCCTGTCGGTTGTATCCCTGTGGAGCCAGAAGCTCATAACGAAGCTCCTCTTAAAGGCGGCCCTAAGGGACGGAAGGCTCTCTAAGAAGGAAAAGACCGTAATCAGGGTATCCCGGTGGGTCTCCTACTTCCTCTCTCTGCTGTTCCTCAACGGTGCTGTTATACAACTCAACCTGCCGCAGCAGCTCTTAAAGGTTGTAAACCTCGTTTTCTTCATACTCTACGTTGCGGTTGCAACCGTAATAGCGACGAAACTGCTCGACCTTGCCTTCGAGGCTTTTGCCCAGGGAGTTAAGAAGAAGGTCACACCTTCAGAGAGGCCCCTTGTAGACACCTACTACTCGATGATTTCCAAAATCATCAACGTTTTCGTTGTGATAGTAGCCGTAATTGCCGTTCTCGACAGGCTCGGCTTTAACGTAACCTCACTGGTAACATCGTTGGGAGTGGGCTCCTTGGCAGTGGGCCTTGCGGCAAAGGACACGATTAAGAACTTCATCTCGGGAATTCTGCTGGTTACAGACAGGCAGTTCAGAATAGGGGACAGAGTTTACATAAGGGATATAGACGTTGAAGGCTACGTTTACGACATAGGGCTGAGAACCACCCAGATAATAACGATAACGGGGAACAACCTTATAACCGTTCCCAACTCGAAGCTCACAGAAGGGGTAATAGAGAACGCCCTCTACCCAGAGCCCAAAGTTAAAGACTCGGTTGAGGTAGGCGTGGCCTACGGCTCAGACGTTGAGCTGGTTAAGAAGCTCCTGATAGAGGCGACAAAAGGGGTAAAAGGAATCTTAAAGGACCCGCCGCCTTCGGTCTACTTCATAAACTTTGGAGACAGCGCCCTGCTCTTCAAGCTAATTTACTACGTGGAGAATAAAGACCTCGCCTACGGAGCAAGGAGTCAGGTCCACGAGAGGATAAAGAAGCTGTTTGAGGCCCACGGCGTAGAGATTCCTTTTCCCCAAAACGACCTGTGGTTCAGAAACCCTCTGAAGGTGGAGTTAAATGGCCCTGTTCAGCGTGAAGATGAGAAGCTCTAA
- the dtd gene encoding D-aminoacyl-tRNA deacylase — protein sequence MKACVQRVLNAKVVVSGETVGEIEQGVVVLIGFEKGDLKSYVDKMAKKVVNLRIFEDGSGKMNLSVKDIGGKVLAVPNFTLAADCKKGRRPSFQSSEEPAKAEEMFNLFVEKCREEGVEVETGIFGADMKVHLVNDGPVTFVLTNKEL from the coding sequence ATGAAGGCGTGCGTCCAAAGGGTTCTAAACGCAAAAGTTGTGGTGTCCGGTGAAACCGTAGGGGAGATAGAGCAGGGAGTAGTGGTTCTCATAGGGTTTGAGAAGGGAGATTTAAAGTCCTACGTAGATAAAATGGCGAAAAAGGTGGTGAACCTGAGGATATTTGAAGACGGTTCGGGCAAGATGAACCTCTCGGTTAAGGACATAGGGGGTAAGGTTTTAGCCGTTCCCAACTTCACCCTTGCCGCCGACTGTAAGAAGGGCAGAAGGCCAAGCTTTCAGTCCTCTGAAGAGCCGGCAAAAGCGGAAGAGATGTTCAACCTGTTTGTGGAGAAGTGTCGGGAGGAGGGGGTAGAGGTTGAAACCGGCATATTCGGCGCCGACATGAAGGTCCACCTCGTGAACGACGGCCCCGTTACGTTCGTTTTAACCAATAAGGAGCTGTGA
- a CDS encoding MarC family protein: MELFKYLISLLVIVDPIFAAVMVATLLPGEEEEIKRVAFKASATVLVASFVTLLFGQGLLKIMGVNIYSIKIFGGLILLSMAFQMLQANPPKTKHTKREEEALQEKDEIAVIPIGIPILFGPGTFTTLLIFREEVQSASQLAQLVAAVVLTVAVIYFTLEKASLLARKVGPTGIGVTVRVFGLFVGALGSQFVVEGVKHLWSAG, translated from the coding sequence TTGGAGCTTTTTAAGTACCTAATCTCCCTCCTTGTGATTGTTGACCCGATATTCGCAGCGGTAATGGTTGCCACCCTACTGCCGGGAGAGGAAGAGGAGATTAAACGGGTGGCCTTTAAAGCCTCTGCAACGGTTTTGGTGGCCTCCTTCGTTACGCTGCTCTTCGGCCAGGGGCTTTTAAAGATAATGGGGGTGAACATATACAGCATTAAGATATTCGGCGGCCTCATACTGCTCAGCATGGCCTTTCAGATGTTACAGGCCAACCCTCCCAAAACGAAACACACAAAGAGGGAAGAGGAGGCCCTGCAGGAGAAGGACGAGATAGCGGTAATCCCCATAGGTATCCCGATACTGTTCGGGCCCGGAACCTTTACAACGCTTTTAATCTTTAGGGAGGAGGTTCAGAGCGCCTCCCAGCTTGCCCAGCTTGTAGCCGCCGTGGTTTTAACGGTAGCAGTAATATACTTTACTCTTGAGAAGGCCAGCCTGCTGGCAAGAAAAGTGGGCCCCACGGGCATAGGGGTCACCGTTAGGGTCTTCGGCCTGTTTGTAGGGGCCCTCGGCTCTCAGTTCGTAGTTGAGGGAGTAAAACACCTGTGGAGTGCGGGGTAG